In the genome of Ctenopharyngodon idella isolate HZGC_01 chromosome 19, HZGC01, whole genome shotgun sequence, one region contains:
- the mllt11 gene encoding protein AF1q gives MLDKTSSQFNSFLFWRQPIPSLDLSELEDLGFSMPKSKEAKSTKSFPKPPGQEEEDLELSKYSTFNFWKEPIASIDILDFNLLL, from the coding sequence ATGTTAGACAAAACCAGCAGCCAGTTCAACTCCTTCCTGTTTTGGAGGCAGCCCATCCCATCACTGGACCTGTCAGAGCTGGAAGACCTTGGCTTTTCTATGCCCAAGTCCAAGGAAGCAAAGTCAACCAAGAGCTTTCCAAAACCCCCAGGACAGGAGGAAGAAGATTTGGAGTTGTCGAAGTACTCCACATTCAACTTCTGGAAAGAGCCCATCGCTAGTATTGATATCTTGGATTTCAACCTGCTGTTATAA
- the gabpb2a gene encoding GA-binding protein subunit beta-2a isoform X2: MSLVDLGKRLLEAARNGLDDEVRTLMANGAPFTTDWLGTSPLHLAAQHGHYSTAEVLLRAGVSRDARTKVDRTPLHMAATEGHEVIVDLLIRSGADINAKDMLKMTALHWAAQHGHHNVAELLIKHGADVHALSKFDKSAFDIAVDIQHAELIHLLQEGMQNQVNRNAEASIVNGSSTPQFIIQGVPNLQGGVVNLTDLIKANSGDTEEAIAVSALDSSIQQVVNESGQRVITILTDQHGNLQTNGLGQPFFVTMQDGRQVLAVPANQITEEVVEDSEPPARKRKIEVSSNNSETGETEHLQWQLQEANRKAQAYRQQLLRKEQEAEGYRMKLEAMSNGQTNGTTALDQEHIVFVQEEVGIEETTEGEEEVVMFSEGGVVIKTEEIDSADEQITLVEATAGHTEVIS, translated from the exons ATGTCGTTGGTGGATTTGGGAAAGCGTCTTTTAGAAGCAGCTCGGAATGGTCTTGATGACGAGGTCAGGACGCTGATGGCCAACGGAGCTCCGTTCACCACTGACTGG CTTGGAACTTCTCCATTACATTTAGCAGCCCAGCATGGTCATTATTCCACTGCTGAAGTCCTGCTGAGGGCGGGTGTCAGCAGAGATGCCCGAACCAAAGTGGACAGGACCCCACTGCACATGGCTGCTACAGAGGGCCATGAGGTCATTGTGGATTTATTAATCAGG AGTGGTGCCGACATCAATGCCAAAGACATGTTGAAGATGACCGCTCTTCACTGGGCAGCCCAGCACGGCCATCACAACGTCGCAGAGCTGTTGATCAAACATGGTGCTGATGTACATGCCCTCAGCAAGTTTGACAAGTCAGCTTTTGATATCGCTGTCGACATACAACATGCAGAACTTATACACCTGTTACAG GAGGGAATGCAGAATCAGGTGAACAGGAATGCCGAAGCATCAATCGTAAATGGGAGCTCCACCCCACAGTTCATCATTCAGGGTGTCCCAAACCTTCAAGGGGGAGTCGTCAACCTCACTGACTTGATCAAAGCCAACTCGG GTGACACAGAAGAGGCCATAGCTGTCAGTGCTTTGGACTCAAGTATCCAACAAGTGGTGAATGAATCGGGTCAGAGGGTCATAACCATATTAACAGATCAACATGGAAACCTGCAGACAAATGGACTCGGCCAACCTTTCTTTGTCACAATGCAGGATGGACGACAAG TATTGGCAGTTCCAGCCAATCAAATCACAGAGGAAGTGGTAGAGGACTCCGAACCTCCTGCTCGTAAAAGGAAAATTGAAGTTTCATCCAATAATTCAGAGACTGGTGAAACA GAGCATCTCCAGTGGCAGTTACAGGAAGCTAACAGGAAAGCTCAAGCCTATCGTCAGCAATTGCTCCGCAAAGAGCAGGAAGCCGAGGGATACCGTATGAAACTGGAGGCCATGTCAAACGGACAGACCAACGGCACCACGGCTCTGGACCAGGAGCACATTGTGTTTGTGCAGGAAGAGGTCGGTATCGAAGAAACAACGGAGGGAGAAGAGGAAGTTGTCATGTTTTCAGAAGGTGGCGTAGTCATCAAAACAGAAGAGATCGATTCTGCGGACGAGCAGATCACTCTAGTGGAAGCCACGGCGGGTCACACAGAAGTCATCTCATAA
- the gabpb2a gene encoding GA-binding protein subunit beta-2a isoform X1: protein MSLVDLGKRLLEAARNGLDDEVRTLMANGAPFTTDWLGTSPLHLAAQHGHYSTAEVLLRAGVSRDARTKVDRTPLHMAATEGHEVIVDLLIRSGADINAKDMLKMTALHWAAQHGHHNVAELLIKHGADVHALSKFDKSAFDIAVDIQHAELIHLLQEGMQNQVNRNAEASIVNGSSTPQFIIQGVPNLQGGVVNLTDLIKANSGDTEEAIAVSALDSSIQQVVNESGQRVITILTDQHGNLQTNGLGQPFFVTMQDGRQGITNYVLAVPANQITEEVVEDSEPPARKRKIEVSSNNSETGETEHLQWQLQEANRKAQAYRQQLLRKEQEAEGYRMKLEAMSNGQTNGTTALDQEHIVFVQEEVGIEETTEGEEEVVMFSEGGVVIKTEEIDSADEQITLVEATAGHTEVIS from the exons ATGTCGTTGGTGGATTTGGGAAAGCGTCTTTTAGAAGCAGCTCGGAATGGTCTTGATGACGAGGTCAGGACGCTGATGGCCAACGGAGCTCCGTTCACCACTGACTGG CTTGGAACTTCTCCATTACATTTAGCAGCCCAGCATGGTCATTATTCCACTGCTGAAGTCCTGCTGAGGGCGGGTGTCAGCAGAGATGCCCGAACCAAAGTGGACAGGACCCCACTGCACATGGCTGCTACAGAGGGCCATGAGGTCATTGTGGATTTATTAATCAGG AGTGGTGCCGACATCAATGCCAAAGACATGTTGAAGATGACCGCTCTTCACTGGGCAGCCCAGCACGGCCATCACAACGTCGCAGAGCTGTTGATCAAACATGGTGCTGATGTACATGCCCTCAGCAAGTTTGACAAGTCAGCTTTTGATATCGCTGTCGACATACAACATGCAGAACTTATACACCTGTTACAG GAGGGAATGCAGAATCAGGTGAACAGGAATGCCGAAGCATCAATCGTAAATGGGAGCTCCACCCCACAGTTCATCATTCAGGGTGTCCCAAACCTTCAAGGGGGAGTCGTCAACCTCACTGACTTGATCAAAGCCAACTCGG GTGACACAGAAGAGGCCATAGCTGTCAGTGCTTTGGACTCAAGTATCCAACAAGTGGTGAATGAATCGGGTCAGAGGGTCATAACCATATTAACAGATCAACATGGAAACCTGCAGACAAATGGACTCGGCCAACCTTTCTTTGTCACAATGCAGGATGGACGACAAGGTATAACTAACTATG TATTGGCAGTTCCAGCCAATCAAATCACAGAGGAAGTGGTAGAGGACTCCGAACCTCCTGCTCGTAAAAGGAAAATTGAAGTTTCATCCAATAATTCAGAGACTGGTGAAACA GAGCATCTCCAGTGGCAGTTACAGGAAGCTAACAGGAAAGCTCAAGCCTATCGTCAGCAATTGCTCCGCAAAGAGCAGGAAGCCGAGGGATACCGTATGAAACTGGAGGCCATGTCAAACGGACAGACCAACGGCACCACGGCTCTGGACCAGGAGCACATTGTGTTTGTGCAGGAAGAGGTCGGTATCGAAGAAACAACGGAGGGAGAAGAGGAAGTTGTCATGTTTTCAGAAGGTGGCGTAGTCATCAAAACAGAAGAGATCGATTCTGCGGACGAGCAGATCACTCTAGTGGAAGCCACGGCGGGTCACACAGAAGTCATCTCATAA
- the sf3b4 gene encoding splicing factor 3B subunit 4 isoform X1 codes for MAAGPISERNQDATVYVGGLDEKVSEPLLWELFLQAGPVVNTHMPKDRVTGQHQGYGFVEFLSEEDADYAIKIMNMIKLYGKPIRVNKASAHNKNLDVGANIFIGNLDPEIDEKLLYDTFSAFGVILQTPKIMRDPDTGNSKGYAFINYASFDASDAAIEAMNGQYLCNRPITVSYAFKKDSKGERHGSAAERLLAAQNPLSQADRPHQLFADAPPPPSIPTPVMTAMGGGMPMPGMPPPGAFPPVPPPGTMPPGMPPGMPMPPAPGTPGSQGGGGHPPGPPPFPPAGMHPPGMPPMPMPPSGPPGMVPPPPGPPGSTQQRAPTPPGMPPPPMGVPPRGPFGPPMGPPMHPGMRGPPPPMPPPGYGAGPPRPPPFGFQRGPPLPPRPPAPPRGPMRAPMPP; via the exons ATGGCGGCGGGACCGATTTCAGAACGAAATCAAG atgCCACTGTATATGTGGGTGGTCTTGATGAGAAGGTCTCTGAGCCTCTTTTGTGGGAGCTTTTCCTGCAAGCTGGTCCTGttgtaaacacacacatgccCAAAGACAGAGTAACAGGACAACATCAGG GTTATGGCTTTGTGGAGTTCCTCAGTGAAGAGGATGCAGACTACGCCATAAAGATCATGAACATGATCAAACTTTACGGCAAACCCATACGAGTCAACAAGGCTTCGGCGCACAACAAGAACCTTGATGTCGGCGCCAACATCTTCATTGGCAACTTAGATCCTGAGATTGACGAGAAACTCCTTTATGATACTTTCAGCGCTTTCGGTGTGATCCTTCAGACGCCGAAGATCATGCGAGACCCGGACACGGGCAACTCCAAGGGTTATGCTTTCATCAACTATGCCAGTTTTGATGCTTCTGATGCAGCTATTGAGGCCATGAACGGCCAGTATCTCTGCAATCGGCCCATCACTGTTTCATACGCATTTAAGAAGGACTCAAAGGGCGAGAGGCACGGCTCTGCTGCAGAGCGTCTCCTGGCCGCACAGAATCCACTTTCACAGGCCGATCGCCCCCATCAGCTTTTCGCAGACGCCCCACCACCTCCCAGCATTCCCACACCTGTCATGACCGCCATGGGTGGAGGGATGCCAATGCCAG GGATGCCGCCTCCTGGTGCTTTCCCACCTGTTCCTCCTCCTGGCACAATGCCACCTGGGATGCCGCCCGGTATGCCCATGCCGCCTGCACCAGGTACTCCAGGATCACAGGGTGGCGGAGGGCACCCACCAGGACCCCCGCCCTTCCCCCCTGCAGGAATGCATCCACCAGGAATGCCACCAATGCCAATGCCCCCGTCAGGACCTCCCGGAATGGTGCCTCCTCCGCCTGGCCCGCCTGGATCTACTCAACAGAGAGCACCTACTCCACCCGGCATGCCTCCTCCCCCCATGGGTGTCCCTCCCAGAGGACCGTTCGGTCCCCCAATGG GTCCACCAATGCATCCGGGTATGAGGGGGCCTCCTCCACCAATGCCACCTCCAGGTTATGGTGCTGGCCCACCCAGACCTCCACCCTTCGGCTTCCAGAGAGGGCCTCCCTTGCCACCACGTCCTCCTGCACCACCAAGGGGTCCAATGAGAGCACCAATGCCTCCCTAA
- the sf3b4 gene encoding splicing factor 3B subunit 4 isoform X2, which produces MPKDRVTGQHQGYGFVEFLSEEDADYAIKIMNMIKLYGKPIRVNKASAHNKNLDVGANIFIGNLDPEIDEKLLYDTFSAFGVILQTPKIMRDPDTGNSKGYAFINYASFDASDAAIEAMNGQYLCNRPITVSYAFKKDSKGERHGSAAERLLAAQNPLSQADRPHQLFADAPPPPSIPTPVMTAMGGGMPMPGMPPPGAFPPVPPPGTMPPGMPPGMPMPPAPGTPGSQGGGGHPPGPPPFPPAGMHPPGMPPMPMPPSGPPGMVPPPPGPPGSTQQRAPTPPGMPPPPMGVPPRGPFGPPMGPPMHPGMRGPPPPMPPPGYGAGPPRPPPFGFQRGPPLPPRPPAPPRGPMRAPMPP; this is translated from the exons atgccCAAAGACAGAGTAACAGGACAACATCAGG GTTATGGCTTTGTGGAGTTCCTCAGTGAAGAGGATGCAGACTACGCCATAAAGATCATGAACATGATCAAACTTTACGGCAAACCCATACGAGTCAACAAGGCTTCGGCGCACAACAAGAACCTTGATGTCGGCGCCAACATCTTCATTGGCAACTTAGATCCTGAGATTGACGAGAAACTCCTTTATGATACTTTCAGCGCTTTCGGTGTGATCCTTCAGACGCCGAAGATCATGCGAGACCCGGACACGGGCAACTCCAAGGGTTATGCTTTCATCAACTATGCCAGTTTTGATGCTTCTGATGCAGCTATTGAGGCCATGAACGGCCAGTATCTCTGCAATCGGCCCATCACTGTTTCATACGCATTTAAGAAGGACTCAAAGGGCGAGAGGCACGGCTCTGCTGCAGAGCGTCTCCTGGCCGCACAGAATCCACTTTCACAGGCCGATCGCCCCCATCAGCTTTTCGCAGACGCCCCACCACCTCCCAGCATTCCCACACCTGTCATGACCGCCATGGGTGGAGGGATGCCAATGCCAG GGATGCCGCCTCCTGGTGCTTTCCCACCTGTTCCTCCTCCTGGCACAATGCCACCTGGGATGCCGCCCGGTATGCCCATGCCGCCTGCACCAGGTACTCCAGGATCACAGGGTGGCGGAGGGCACCCACCAGGACCCCCGCCCTTCCCCCCTGCAGGAATGCATCCACCAGGAATGCCACCAATGCCAATGCCCCCGTCAGGACCTCCCGGAATGGTGCCTCCTCCGCCTGGCCCGCCTGGATCTACTCAACAGAGAGCACCTACTCCACCCGGCATGCCTCCTCCCCCCATGGGTGTCCCTCCCAGAGGACCGTTCGGTCCCCCAATGG GTCCACCAATGCATCCGGGTATGAGGGGGCCTCCTCCACCAATGCCACCTCCAGGTTATGGTGCTGGCCCACCCAGACCTCCACCCTTCGGCTTCCAGAGAGGGCCTCCCTTGCCACCACGTCCTCCTGCACCACCAAGGGGTCCAATGAGAGCACCAATGCCTCCCTAA
- the rab25a gene encoding ras-related protein Rab-25a: MGTDLAYNFVFKVVLIGESGVGKSNLLSRFTKNEFNHDSRTTIGVEFSTRSIQVDNITIKAQIWDTAGLERYRAITSAYYRGAVGALLVYDITKHLTYENVERWLKELYDHADPHIVVMLVGNKSDLGNVRTVPTEEAKDFAEAKGLLFMETSALESTNVESAFLEVLTAIHKKVASKEVTRGSISAVTLGQTLGHTSEFKEERQSCCKS, encoded by the exons ATGGGGACAGATTTAGCCTACAACTTTGTCTTCAAAG TGGTTTTAATTGGGGAATCGGGGGTTGGAAAGAGCAACTTACTTTCAAGATTTACCAAAAACGAGTTCAATCATGACAGCCGTACAACCATTGGGGTGGAATTCAGCACTCGCTCCATTCAAGTGGATAATATTACCATCAAGGCCCAGATCTGGGACACTGCGGGTCTAGAGCGCTACAGGGCTATTACTTCAGC GTATTACAGAGGAGCAGTGGGTGCATTGCTGGTTTACGACATCACCAAGCACCTGACATATGAGAACGTTGAGCGATGGCTGAAGGAACTGTATGACCATGCTGATCCTCATATAGTAGTCATGCTTGTGGGAAATAAAAGTGACCTGGGAAATGTACGCACTGTACCAACAGAGGAGGCTAAGGACTTTGCAG AGGCCAAAGGCTTACTTTTTATGGAGACTTCTGCATTAGAGTCAACTAATGTTGAATCCGCCTTCCTTGAAGTTCTAACAG CAATACACAAGAAAGTGGCTAGTAAAGAGGTGACCAGAGGTTCTATCAGCGCGGTGACCCTGGGTCAGACCCTGGGCCACACCAGCGAGTTCAAGGAGGAGAGACAGTCCTGCTGTAAAAGCTAA